From the genome of Nerophis ophidion isolate RoL-2023_Sa linkage group LG25, RoL_Noph_v1.0, whole genome shotgun sequence, one region includes:
- the LOC133542963 gene encoding leucine-rich repeat and immunoglobulin-like domain-containing nogo receptor-interacting protein 1-B, with protein MTVLGSGRMVTAETVGHSYLVACWQPILVLMLGTVLSGSTTGCPSRCDCNAQERSVVCHRRRMATLPEGIPTETRLLDLSTNRLKLIGPEEFINYPQLEELQLNENVISSIESGAFSNLMNLRTLGLRNNQLKLIQLGVFTGLNNLTQLDISENKIVILLDYMFQELYNLRVLEVGDNDLVFISPRSFHGLSNLETLNIEGYKLSSVPTDALSHLHNLLSLRLRYLNITAIRDYSFKRLYRLRVLEISHMPSMDTMTPKCLFGINLTSLAITNCNLTIIPYQAISHLRYLRFLNLSFNPIRTVEGNQLHNLQKLQAFHLAGGRLIAIEPYSFRGLNHLQVLNVSGNRLNTVEESVFHSVGNLETLALHDNPLACDCRLLWVFRRRWRLNFNRQQPICASPDIVQGNEFKDFPDILPSNYFSCQKSQIVDNKVQESHVDEGTTISFGCQAEGDPVPVIMWLSPKKDYITTKTMGSRLSVSDEGTLEVRYAQIQDNGTYLCIASNPAGNDTKVWHLFVHSYSPNWPHQPNKTFAFISNQPSDEGANVTRTTIPFPFDVKTLIIATTMGFISFLGVVLFCLVILFLWSRGKDSTKTTIEVEYVPPKEDAEEPSPTETPIQFNMKIM; from the coding sequence GGTAGCGGTAGGATGGTCACTGCTGAGACAGTGGGGCACAGCTACTTGGTGGCGTGCTGGCAGCCCATCCTGGTCCTGATGCTGGGCACCGTCCTCTCCGGCTCGACCACCGGATGCCCTTCCAGATGTGACTGCAATGCCCAGGAGCGCTCGGTTGTGTGCCACCGAAGACGAATGGCGACTCTTCCCGAAGGCATCCCCACAGAAACAAGGCTTCTCGATCTGAGCACCAACCGTCTAAAACTTATTGGGCCGGAGGAATTCATCAACTACCCGCAGCTGGAGGAGCTCCAACTAAACGAAAACGTTATCTCGTCCATTGAGTCCGGCGCGTTTAGCAACCTCATGAACCTACGGACTCTGGGGTTGCGCAATAACCAGCTCAAGCTCATCCAGCTGGGGGTGTTCACTGGCCTCAACAACCTTACGCAGCTGGATATCAGTGAGAACAAGATTGTCATTCTGCTCGACTACATGTTCCAGGAGCTCTACAACCTGAGGGTGCTGGAAGTGGGTGACAATGACCTCGTTTTCATCTCGCCACGATCGTTTCACGGCCTCAGCAATCTTGAAACCCTCAACATTGAGGGTTACAAGCTGTCCTCAGTGCCCACTGATGCCCTGAGCCATCTGCACAACCTGCTGTCACTCCGATTACGGTATCTGAACATCACTGCCATAAGGGATTACTCCTTCAAGCGGCTGTATCGGCTAAGAGTACTAGAAATATCACACATGCCTTCCATGGATACCATGACCCCCAAATGCTTATTTGGAATCAACTTGACCTCTTTAGCAATTACAAACTGCAATCTTACCATCATTCCCTACCAAGCCATCAGTCACCTGAGATATTTACGATTTCTAAACCTGTCTTTCAATCCCATCCGTACTGTCGAAGGAAACCAACTTCACAATCTGCAAAAGCTGCAGGCTTTTCATTTGGCCGGCGGCAGATTAATTGCCATCGAGCCTTACTCCTTCCGAGGACTAAATCATCTGCAGGTTCTCAATGTTTCTGGTAATAGGCTGAACACCGTGGAGGAGTCTGTTTTCCACTCCGTGGGTAATCTGGAGACCCTGGCTTTGCATGACAACCCTTTGGCATGCGACTGTCGCTTGCTCTGGGTTTTCCGCCGGCGTTGGAGGCTAAACTTTAATAGACAGCAGCCCATCTGTGCTTCACCTGATATCGTGCAAGGCAATGAGTTCAAAGACTTCCCAGATATCCTCCCTTCCAATTATTTTAGCTGCCAGAAATCCCAAATTGTGGATAACAAGGTTCAAGAGAGCCACGTGGACGAAGGGACTACCATCAGTTTTGGCTGCCAAGCGGAAGGTGATCCAGTCCCCGTCATCATGTGGCTTTCTCCGAAGAAAGATTACATCACCACCAAAACTATGGGCTCAAGACTTTCCGTGTCCGACGAAGGTACGTTAGAGGTTCGTTATGCCCAAATTCAAGACAACGGAACTTACCTGTGCATTGCAAGCAATCCTGCAGGCAATGACACCAAAGTCTGGCATCTTTTTGTACATAGCTACTCCCCTAATTGGCCTCATCAACCAAACAAGACGTTTGCCTTCATTTCCAACCAGCCCAGCGACGAAGGGGCGAACGTGACCCGGACCACAATTCCATTTCCGTTTGATGTTAAGACACTAATCATCGCAACCACCATGGGGTTCATTTCTTTCCTCGGAGTTGTGCTCTTCTGTCTTGTTATTCTGTTTCTGTGGAGCCGAGGAAAAGACAGCACAAAGACAACTATAGAGGTCGAGTACGTTCCGCCTAAAGAAGACGCAGAAGAGCCTAGTCCAACTGAGACTCCCATTCAATTCAATATGAAAATCATGTGA